Proteins from one Anastrepha obliqua isolate idAnaObli1 chromosome 2, idAnaObli1_1.0, whole genome shotgun sequence genomic window:
- the LOC129238127 gene encoding gustatory receptor 8a-like produces the protein MCIQVPCVVRFHIRFFQFFGCFDVSLHPQPNQQKRAEHRLSTWTYLLLLVFSLTTVNTFFRPGAFLFIWEGFGYFIDAFKVFMAQITITIIYIETVFCRCALRKFWHRYTMLNQGPNGRGQTTEGDWLTQLCVHRGFLSIFYGITVFDLIIQIAYIIMPPKDDHLLQFWVMFTPFMYLIHVRNMQIIFHIGIIRHELEKLRNDMGLIAEYTSFAQSVAPAVGFEDFVRRKLAEKQLVFQRIYEMFYYFKHAFGISTIAVLLMTYVQLVVDSYFVLHNQNRSWNHKGT, from the coding sequence ATGTGTATTCAGGTTCCCTGCGTGGTGCGTTTTCATATACGATTCTTTCAATTTTTCGGTTGCTTTGACGTTTCCTTGCACCCTCAGCCAAATCAGCAAAAGCGTGCTGAACATCGTCTCTCTACTTGGACCTATCTACTTTTGTTGGTATTTTCCTTGACAACTGTGAACACATTCTTCAGGCCGGGTGCATTTCTCTTCATCTGGGAAGGTTTTGGTTACTTCATTGATGCCTTCAAGGTATTCATGGCACAAATCACCATCACCATCATTTATATAGAGACGGTATTTTGTCGGTGCGCGCTTCGGAAATTTTGGCATAGATATACGATGCTAAATCAAGGCCCCAATGGAAGAGGTCAAACGACAGAAGGCGATTGGCTTACACAATTGTGTGTACATCGTGGATTTCTGAGCATTTTCTATGGCATTACTGTATTCGATTTGATTATACAGATTGCTTACATAATAATGCCACCGAAAGATGATCATCTACTGCAATTCTGGGTTATGTTCACACCATTCATGTATTTGATACATGTGCGAAATATGCAAATCATATTTCATATTGGAATTATACGACACGAACTTGAGAAACTGCGCAATGACATGGGCCTGATAGCAGAGTATACCAGTTTTGCACAAAGCGTAGCGCCTGCCGTGGGCTTCGAagattttgttcgtcgaaagtTGGCAGAAAAGCAGTTGGTGTTTCAGCGCATCTACGAGATGTTTTACTACTTTAAGCACGCGTTCGGTATATCAACCATTGCAGTTCTGCTAATGACCTACGTTCAATTGGTCGTCGATTCATATTTCGTATTGCACAATCAAAATAGAAGCTGGAACCATAAGGGTACTTAA
- the LOC129238004 gene encoding peroxiredoxin 1 produces MPKIQKPAPHFKGTAVINGAFKDIDLSDYKGKYLVLFFYPLDFTFVCPTEIIAFSDRVAEFRNIGCEVVACSTDSHFTHLAWINTPRKQGGLGDLSIPLLADKSMKIARDYGVLDEETGIPFRGLFVIDKSQNLRQVTINDLPVGRSVDETLRLVQAFQFTDEHGEVCPANWKPGAKTMVADPKKSKEYFALAS; encoded by the coding sequence ATGCCTAAAATTCAAAAGCCCGCTCCCCATTTCAAGGGAACCGCCGTTATTAATGGCGCTTTCAAAGATATCGACTTGAGTGACTACAAAGGCAAGTACTTGGTGCTCTTCTTTTACCCATTGGACTTTACCTTTGTCTGCCCCACCGAAATTATTGCCTTCTCGGATCGTGTTGCTGAGTTCCGCAATATTGGCTGTGAAGTTGTGGCTTGCTCTACAGACAGTCATTTTACGCATTTAGCTTGGATAAACACACCCCGCAAGCAGGGCGGTCTTGGCGATTTGTCGATTCCGCTATTGGCTGACAAATCGATGAAGATTGCACGTGACTACGGTGTGCTGGACGAAGAAACCGGCATTCCATTCCGTGGTCTATTTGTCATTGACAAAAGCCAGAATTTGCGCCAAGTCACCATCAACGATTTGCCAGTTGGTCGCAGTGTAGATGAAACTTTGCGTTTGGTGCAGGCCTTCCAATTCACCGACGAACACGGTGAAGTATGCCCAGCTAACTGGAAGCCCGGTGCTAAGACCATGGTCGCTGATCCTAAGAAGTCTAAAGAGTACTTTGCGCTTGCCTCTTAA
- the LOC129237941 gene encoding gustatory receptor 8a-like, which produces MSIQVPAVVRFHIRLFQVIGCFDASLHAQPKMQKLAEHRLVAWTNLLLLIFSLTTVNTFSRPGAFLFTDNRFGYFNDALKVGIAQITVFIIYMETVMGRCALRTFWQRYTILNRVKAEKYQNNTSHWRAQLHTHRRFLYIFYGIIAFDVSMEVIFLAKQALDSQVIRFWVMFTPFIYMVHLRNMQIIFHIEIIRHELEKLRKDIGLLSDYTSFARRVAPFAGFENFVRQKLAEKQLIFQRIYEMLDYFQNAFGMSTIAVILMIYVRVVVDGYFTFYLIPDGWDIIENLLMLPAFLEIPALLLTSQKCMNVVKFITFELHNIRSSVENTIISVQIQNFSLQMLHQKIRIDGMGISPLDGKMLIRIVGSIITYMIFFIQFMPKFRNL; this is translated from the exons ATGAGCATTCAAGTTCCCGCCGTTGTACGATTTCATATACGCCTGTTTCAAGTAATAGGGTGCTTTGACGCTTCACTGCATGCGCAGCCAAAAATGCAAAAGCTCGCCGAGCATCGTCTTGTAGCCTGGACAAATCTTctgttgttgattttttcgttgacAACTGTGAACACGTTCTCCCGACCGGGTGCATTTCTTTTCACCGATAATCGTTTTGGTTACTTCAATGATGCCCTAAAGGTGGGCATTGCGCAAATAACAGTTTTTATCATTTACATGGAGACGGTAATGGGTCGATGTGCATTACGCACCTTCTGGCAGAGATATACGATTTTAAATCGAGTAAAagctgaaaaatatcaaaataatacaaGTCATTGGCGTGCACAGTTACATACACATCGTCGTTTCCTTTACATTTTCTATGGGATTATTGCATTTGATGTGTCTATGGAAGTGATCTTCCTTGCCAAGCAAGCATTGGACAGTCAGGTAATACGATTTTGGGTTATGTTTACACCATTCATTTATATGGTACATTTGCGGAATATGCAAATAATATTTCATATCGAAATTATACGGCACGAACTTGAGAAGCTGCGTAAGGACATTGGACTGCTATCAGATTATACAAGCTTTGCGCGTCGCGTAGCCCCTTTTGCAGGTTTTGAAAACTTTGTGCGCCAAAAGTTGGCCGAGAAGCAGTTGATTTTTCAACGCATCTATGAGATGCTGGACTACTTCCAGAATGCATTTGGCATGTCCACCATTGCAGTGATCTTGATGATCTATGTGCGAGTGGTCGTCGATGGGTACTTCACATTTTATCTTATACCAGACGGCTGGGATATTATAG aaaatttgttaatgCTGCCTGCGTTCTTGGAGATCCCAGCACTTTTACTGACTTCACAAAAATGCATGAATGTG GTAAAGTTCATAACATTTGAATTGCATAATATCCGCAGCTCAGTGGAGAACACAATTATTTCTGTTCAG ATACAAAATTTCTCACTGCAAATGTTACATCAGAAAATACGAATTGATGGTATGGGCATATCTCCATTGGATGGAAAAATGTTAATCCGT ATTGTGGGCTCTATTATTACGTACATGATTTTCTTCATACAATTTATgccaaaatttagaaatttataa
- the LOC129237940 gene encoding protein GPR107 encodes MTSQANYKLLIVQALCLVAVVARKHHLEVLDDVRPYIALSTFGFYTDGHLDVQLSKLHIENEDENDLYGLTLDKTTIDQLNPYLDSHQNKCILEEPTGIQRSGPILFFLLDLKNLNIKVQCSPEWKNQHIYRSRELFPMYRGKRHSKMSDSTIYLQRRKRSDDAVAAQVENNDLPVDEQEMLDDDDSVEAPQIIVKPSSPIPLVKAPSPTKATAAPGPAIASKMATSEIKKPSPSLEPAENPFPHDVVKAPISSNENVPYQLCRNYTMPLTKQVINGKTYYNMSFSMLVATLHDEGLYNLHFHACPNYRTTKLISFVVDIEEKNNNNFLSAGEMPLPALYSMMSVLFFLSGLFWVFILKKSKHTAHKLHYIMAVLVFLKSLSLMFHSINYHFIEIRGEHVEAWAILYYVTHLLKGSVLFITIVLMGTGWTFIKPILSDKDKKIFMIVIPLQVLANVAEIIIDESEESDIEFRTWRNIFIFVDLLCCGAILFPIVWSIRHLHEASATDGKAAINLRKLKLFRQFYIMIVCYIYFTRIIVYLLKMTVAFQYAWLDEMFHEMATYVFFVLTAYKFRPTSSHPYFAVRNEDDDAVEVLTESGLTEGLHRTKALNRNAPPPAGSTLLNGTDEERENLITKRESSHEYD; translated from the exons ATGACTTCACAAGCAAATTACAAGTTGCTTATTGTACAAGCTCTATGTTTAGTAGCAGTGGTGGCCAGAAAACATCATCTAGAAGTGCTG GATGATGTGCGCCCTTATATTGCGTTAAGCACATTTGGCTTCTACACCGATGGGCATTTGGATGTGCAACTGAGTAAACTGCATAtagaaaatgaggatgaaaacGATTTG TATGGCTTAACACTGGACAAAACGACGATAGATCAATTAAATCCATACCTGGACTCGCATCAAAACAAATGCATACTAGAAGAACCAACGGGTATACAACGCAGTGGTCCGATATTGTTCTTCTTATTAGACTTAAAAAATCTTAA TATTAAAGTGCAATGCTCACCCGAATGGAAAAATCAACACATTTATCGCAGTCGAGAGTTGTTTCCTATGTATCGTGGGAAGCGCCACTCTAAGATGAGCGACTCAACCATCTATTTACAGCGGCGCAAACGTAGTGATGACGCTGTAGCTGCACAAGTTGAGAACAATGACTTACCAGTGGACGAACAGGAAATGTTGGACGATGATGATTCGGTGGAAGCACCACAAATAATTGTAAAACCGTCATCACCCATACCTTTAGTTAAGGCACCATCACCCACAAAAGCGACCGCAGCCCCAGGCCCAGCAATAGCGTCTAAAATGGCAACttcagaaatcaaaaaacctTCTCCATCCCTTGAGCCTGCCGAAAACCCATTCCCCCATGACGTGGTAAAAGCGCCAATTAGTTCCAATGAAAATGTACCGTATCAGCTATGCAGAAACTACACAATGCCATTGACGAAACAAGTAATCAATGGGAAAACCTACTATaatatgtcg TTCTCTATGCTGGTGGCCACATTACATGACGAGGGCCTCTACAATCTGCATTTCCACGCCTGTCCTAACTACAGAACAACAAAGCTGATTTCTTTTGTG GTCGATATTGAAgagaagaataataataatttcctatCCGCCGGAGAAATGCCACTGCCAGCTTTGTATTCCATGATGAGTGTGCTGTTCTTCTTATCCGGCCTCTTTTGGGTGTTCATCTTGAAAAAGAGCAA GCACACCGCACACAAATTGCATTATATTATGGCAGTGTTGGTATTCCTAAAATCACTTTCGCTCATGTTCCATTCAATTAATTATCATTTTATCGAAATTCGCGGGGAACATGTGGAAGCCTGGGCGATTTTGTACTACGTGACACATTT GCTCAAAGGATCTGTGTTGTTTATCACTATAGTGCTTATGGGAACAGGCTGGACATTTATTAAGCCAATTCTCTCGGACAAGGATAAAAAAATCTTCATGATTGTTATTCCACTAcag gtaCTCGCTAACGTGGCCGAAATCATCATTGACGAATCGGAGGAGAGCGATATTGAGTTCCGCACTTGgcgcaatatttttatattcgttgaTTTACTCTGTTGTGGTGCCATACTTTTTCCTATTGTCTGGTCAATAAGACATCTGCACGAGGCATCAGCCACTGACGGCAAAGCAGCTATCAATTTACGCAAACTGAAGCTATTCCGACAATTCTACATAATGATTGTGtgctatatttattttacacgcATAATTGTATATCTACTAAAAATGACAGTCGCTTTCCAGTATGCCTGGCTCGACGAAATGTTCCACGAAATGGCGACATATGTTTTCTTCGTACTGACAGCCTACAAATTTCGACCTACTTCATCGCATCCGTACTTTGCTGTGCGCAATGAAGATGATGACGCCGTCGAAGTACTCACAGAATCCGGTCTCACCGAGGGTTTACATCGCACGAAAGCCCTTAATCGTAATGCCCCACCACCAGCTGGTTCTACTTTACTTAATGGCACTGATGAAGAAcgcgaaaatttaataacaaaacgtGAATCGAGTCATGAATATGattag
- the LOC129239204 gene encoding 40S ribosomal protein S15Aa has protein sequence MVRMNVLADALKCINNAEKRGKRQVLLRPCSKVIIKFLTVMMKHGYIGEFEIVDDHRSGKIVVNLTGRLNKCGVISPRFDVPINDIEKWTNNLLPSRQFGYVVLTTSGGIMDHEEARRKHLGGKILGFFF, from the coding sequence ATGGTGCGAATGAACGTATTGGCTGATGCCTTAAAATGCATTAACAACGCTGAGAAGCGTGGCAAGCGTCAGGTTCTCCTGCGACCCTGCTCCAAAGTTATCATTAAATTCCTTACCGTCATGATGAAGCACGGCTATATTGGGGAATTCGAGATTGTCGATGATCATCGATCCGGCAAAATTGTGGTAAATCTAACCGGTCGTTTGAACAAGTGCGGTGTCATCTCACCGCGTTTCGATGTGCCGATCAACGATATTGAGAAGTGGACCAACAACTTGTTGCCTTCTCGTCAATTCGGCTATGTTGTGCTGACTACCTCCGGTGGTATCATGGACCATGAAGAGGCCAGACGGAAACATTTGGGAGGCAAAATTCTTGGATTCTTCTTCTAA